In the genome of Nitrososphaerota archaeon, one region contains:
- a CDS encoding signal peptidase I encodes MENKIEKREILIYFLKTFSVLFLLLIIFFAAFLILQNLMNVSFPLLVVKSGSMRPTLEIGDIILIHGVNPYEIKINDVIVFYHPNFPGNRDWIIVHRVIEKSSLGFITKGDNNLVIDSFVPVPYDCVIGVWTGFKIPYWIGLGYVILILSGEMYKPLGLIIIALIILLNIFSIIYDIVKIKKNKKEQN; translated from the coding sequence ATGGAAAATAAAATTGAAAAAAGAGAGATTTTAATATATTTTTTAAAAACATTTTCAGTGCTTTTTTTATTATTAATAATTTTCTTTGCCGCATTTCTTATTTTACAAAATTTAATGAATGTAAGCTTCCCTTTGCTTGTTGTTAAATCTGGTAGTATGCGTCCAACATTAGAAATAGGAGATATAATATTAATACATGGTGTTAATCCATATGAAATAAAAATTAATGATGTAATAGTTTTTTATCATCCTAATTTCCCAGGTAATAGAGATTGGATAATAGTTCATAGAGTTATTGAAAAATCAAGTCTAGGGTTTATTACTAAAGGTGATAATAATTTAGTGATAGATAGTTTTGTACCTGTTCCATATGATTGTGTAATAGGTGTATGGACAGGTTTTAAGATTCCTTATTGGATTGGATTAGGATATGTTATTTTAATTTTAAGTGGAGAAATGTATAAGCCTCTTGGATTAATAATAATTGCTTTAATAATATTATTAAATATTTTTTCCATTATTTATGATATAGTAAAGATTAAGAAAAATAAAAAAGAACAAAATTAA
- the nikR gene encoding nickel-responsive transcriptional regulator NikR, producing MSNEKMVRISATIPPKLLKEFDEIIEKIGMDRSKAIQNAIRSFLNEYKPMLEKEGFNIGSIILIYEHKARGLEEKLTDIQHDFSQVINSTMHIHLDENNCLEIIAVKGELKIIEKLSKTLLSLKGVKQVKLALISTKA from the coding sequence ATGTCAAACGAAAAAATGGTTAGAATTAGTGCAACAATCCCTCCTAAATTGTTAAAGGAATTTGATGAAATAATTGAGAAAATTGGTATGGATAGATCAAAAGCTATTCAAAATGCAATTCGTTCATTTTTGAATGAATATAAGCCAATGCTTGAAAAAGAAGGTTTCAATATCGGTTCTATAATTTTAATATATGAACATAAAGCTAGAGGTCTAGAAGAAAAATTAACAGATATTCAACATGATTTTTCTCAAGTAATAAATAGTACTATGCACATTCATTTAGATGAAAATAATTGTTTAGAAATAATTGCTGTTAAAGGAGAATTAAAAATTATTGAGAAATTGTCTAAAACTTTATTAAGTCTAAAAGGGGTTAAACAAGTTAAATTAGCTTTAATTTCTACCAAAGCATAA
- a CDS encoding histone deacetylase, whose protein sequence is MKQIGIFYYKWQYKHKTPRNHPESPRRIEKIVKELKKSFGERKEIIFKDVLKADISKVLEVHEVQYVNYIKNFCLKGGGWIDYDTYFTKHSLDVALHSVGGVLEACKLILDRELSSAFVLTRPPGHHAGKKGIALNADSLGFCMFNNVAIAAHHLINKEKIKRIVIIDLDSHHGNGTQEIFYNTPSVLYISFHQNENFYPWSGSIEEVGSGDGKGFNINIPLPKYSGNIEYITAFKKIVDPVIDSYDPEFIIVSLGFDAHKDDSYSDLKLTTNGYLTLLYYIKKISDKYCNGRLMLCLEGGYNIDVLGKISVKLIELLINRRSFNLIKNFKKKKIENRFMKNMEELKKILSFYWSL, encoded by the coding sequence ATGAAGCAAATAGGAATTTTCTATTACAAATGGCAGTATAAACATAAAACTCCTAGGAATCATCCTGAATCACCAAGAAGGATAGAAAAAATAGTTAAAGAATTAAAAAAATCTTTTGGAGAAAGAAAAGAAATAATTTTTAAAGATGTGTTAAAAGCTGATATAAGTAAAGTTTTAGAAGTACATGAAGTACAGTATGTTAATTATATTAAAAATTTTTGTTTAAAAGGTGGAGGGTGGATAGATTATGATACTTATTTTACCAAGCATTCATTAGATGTAGCATTACATTCGGTAGGTGGAGTATTAGAAGCATGTAAACTAATTTTAGATAGAGAATTATCAAGCGCATTTGTTTTAACAAGACCTCCTGGACATCATGCTGGGAAAAAAGGTATAGCCCTTAATGCCGATTCTCTAGGTTTCTGTATGTTTAATAATGTTGCAATAGCAGCACATCACTTAATAAATAAAGAGAAAATAAAAAGAATAGTTATTATAGATTTAGATAGTCATCATGGTAATGGAACACAAGAAATATTTTATAATACTCCATCAGTACTTTATATTAGTTTTCATCAAAATGAAAATTTTTATCCTTGGTCAGGGTCTATTGAAGAAGTAGGAAGTGGTGATGGAAAAGGATTCAATATAAATATTCCTCTTCCAAAATATTCTGGTAACATTGAGTATATAACAGCTTTTAAGAAAATAGTGGATCCAGTGATAGATAGTTATGACCCAGAATTTATAATTGTTTCACTTGGATTTGATGCACATAAAGATGATTCATATTCTGATTTAAAACTTACAACTAATGGATACTTAACTTTACTATATTATATAAAGAAGATTTCAGATAAATACTGTAATGGAAGATTAATGCTATGTTTAGAAGGTGGCTATAATATAGATGTGCTTGGAAAAATTTCTGTTAAATTAATAGAATTATTGATAAATAGGAGAAGCTTTAATCTCATTAAAAATTTTAAGAAGAAGAAAATTGAAAATAGGTTCATGAAGAATATGGAAGAATTAAAGAAAATTCTCTCTTTTTATTGGTCGTTATAA
- a CDS encoding asparagine synthase-related protein encodes MIVIVYDKKGTNAIEKTKEILDNLTFSKIEKYVIHTRRNYDERKSALDINLSDSNIAIGIAIINGLKIANSEDEKKTIFYGYDFFNEEIEKEINKPNFIEKIINKDGLYVVTSLYKNKLVVYRDSIGLAPFYFHQNDRYLIISPQIKSFWIFGIKSPISFPPGRIFFYNKKFYRTSERKIYPLKHKIKDMNFHAIELSKEIEEIISKIVENEKNIAIAFSGGLDSSIIAYVLSKYTNVIGYNIGFNEFGEKWMNIAEDIAERIGIKLIKLKVSMEDVKNELEKFITCIEEKKELSIEIGLPIYFLAKKISEDNFKKSFFGQGADEIFGGYKRYSILASSNKYKLLEEEMLKDVLELYSTNLERDCKILMNFGIVPIYPYLCKKIIEYTIGLPIYFKLNRSGERKIILKRIGEKIGLPKNILGIEKKAIQYSSGSSKAIKMIKKERKEIINTIYNNIFKKFYKENYK; translated from the coding sequence ATGATTGTAATAGTTTATGATAAGAAAGGAACTAATGCTATTGAAAAAACTAAAGAAATACTTGATAACCTAACCTTTTCAAAAATTGAAAAATATGTCATACATACAAGAAGAAATTATGATGAGAGGAAAAGTGCATTAGATATAAATTTATCAGATTCAAATATTGCTATTGGAATAGCTATTATAAATGGTTTAAAAATAGCAAATAGCGAAGATGAGAAAAAGACTATTTTTTATGGATATGATTTTTTTAATGAAGAAATTGAAAAGGAAATTAATAAACCAAATTTTATAGAAAAAATAATTAATAAAGATGGTTTATACGTAGTAACATCACTTTATAAAAATAAGTTAGTAGTATATAGAGACTCAATAGGATTGGCACCATTTTACTTCCATCAAAATGATCGTTATTTAATAATATCACCTCAAATTAAGAGTTTTTGGATTTTTGGTATTAAATCACCAATAAGTTTTCCACCTGGAAGAATATTCTTTTATAATAAAAAATTTTATAGAACAAGCGAAAGAAAAATTTATCCATTAAAACATAAAATAAAAGATATGAATTTTCATGCAATAGAATTAAGTAAAGAAATTGAAGAAATAATATCAAAAATAGTTGAAAATGAGAAAAACATAGCAATTGCTTTTTCTGGAGGTTTAGATAGCTCGATTATAGCATATGTACTCTCTAAATATACTAATGTTATTGGATATAACATTGGATTTAATGAATTTGGTGAAAAATGGATGAATATTGCAGAAGACATTGCTGAGCGAATAGGAATTAAATTAATAAAATTAAAAGTCTCTATGGAAGATGTAAAAAATGAATTAGAAAAATTTATTACATGCATTGAAGAGAAAAAAGAATTATCTATTGAAATAGGGCTTCCAATTTATTTTTTAGCAAAGAAAATTTCTGAAGACAATTTTAAAAAATCTTTTTTTGGACAAGGAGCTGATGAAATATTTGGGGGCTATAAGAGATATTCAATTTTGGCTAGTTCTAATAAATATAAATTATTAGAAGAAGAAATGCTCAAAGATGTACTTGAGCTATATTCAACAAATCTTGAAAGAGATTGTAAAATTTTAATGAATTTTGGCATAGTTCCAATATATCCATATTTATGTAAAAAAATAATTGAATATACCATAGGGCTTCCAATTTATTTTAAATTAAATAGGAGTGGAGAAAGAAAAATAATACTTAAGAGAATAGGAGAGAAAATAGGTTTACCTAAAAATATTCTAGGTATAGAAAAAAAAGCAATACAATATTCTTCAGGCTCAAGTAAAGCTATTAAAATGATTAAAAAAGAAAGAAAAGAAATTATAAATACGATTTATAATAATATTTTTAAGAAATTTTATAAAGAGAATTATAAATAA
- a CDS encoding DEAD/DEAH box helicase, whose translation MKIEEVSIPSYLKENLLKEGIRELYPPQEEAIKKRVLEGENLVLATPTASGKTLVAIFAAAKHLENNGKVLYLTPLRALAAEKYNEFKKYFGNKASVIATYGDYDSSDPWLSKYDIIITTNEKADSLLRHGAEWIKNISLIVVDEVHLLGDSERGPTLEMTVTKILETVPNAQVLSLSATIKNAEEIANWLKSKLINIDWRPVPLKEGVYYDGIIEFSNGDIKEINFKDFESVINIALETIMEKGQALIFTTTRRKAEKIAEKAAKVLSKTNFKSLLKEKTLQQYADKILEIGGKSSYAEKIAHVIKKGAAYHHAGLSYPYRTLIEDAFRKKYIKILAATPTLAAGVNLPARTVIIPELWRYSPEIGLYSIPVLEYKQYCGRAGRPRYDKVGYAISIARKKAEKELIFNKYINGDIEKIWSRLSDERHLRSHILAIIASNYANSIQEIFQLFEKTFFAKQYGIIGVKEKIHSIIEFLNENEMIEINEKEIKATKLGKRVSELYIDPLTAIILVNGLKHKPKILSEISILHLISRTPDVPGISAIRIPLEKLELYYQLHKNELLIEAPDIQEDPLEYEIYLEDFKKVIILESWINEISEGEIYEKYRVEPGDLAVLRESAEWIIYSAHEISKIINEKSKIPLLKEMIERVKHGIKSELIQLARLEGIGRVRARALYQAGFKTIEDLSKAPLNALVGVPTIGLKTAILIKKQVGGKIDEKFLKYEKDFEQTSLSSYE comes from the coding sequence ATGAAAATAGAAGAAGTATCAATTCCATCATATCTTAAAGAAAATTTATTAAAAGAAGGAATAAGAGAATTATATCCTCCACAAGAAGAGGCTATAAAAAAAAGAGTTTTAGAAGGAGAAAATTTAGTTTTAGCTACACCAACAGCTTCTGGAAAAACATTAGTTGCAATATTTGCTGCTGCAAAACATTTAGAGAATAATGGAAAAGTTCTTTATTTAACTCCTTTAAGAGCATTAGCAGCTGAAAAATATAATGAATTTAAAAAATATTTTGGAAATAAAGCTTCTGTGATAGCTACATATGGCGATTATGATTCTTCTGATCCATGGCTTTCAAAATATGATATAATTATCACAACTAATGAAAAAGCAGATAGCTTATTGAGACATGGTGCTGAATGGATAAAAAATATTAGTTTAATAGTTGTTGATGAAGTACATCTTTTAGGAGATTCTGAAAGAGGGCCAACATTAGAAATGACTGTTACAAAAATTCTTGAAACAGTTCCTAATGCTCAAGTACTTTCTCTTAGTGCAACAATTAAAAATGCAGAAGAAATAGCAAATTGGCTTAAATCTAAATTAATAAATATTGATTGGCGTCCAGTTCCACTTAAAGAAGGAGTTTATTATGATGGAATTATAGAATTTTCAAATGGAGATATTAAAGAAATAAATTTTAAAGATTTTGAATCAGTAATAAATATTGCTTTAGAAACTATTATGGAAAAAGGGCAAGCTCTTATATTTACTACAACTAGAAGAAAAGCAGAAAAAATTGCTGAAAAAGCTGCAAAAGTACTTTCAAAAACAAATTTTAAATCTCTTTTAAAAGAGAAGACACTTCAACAATATGCTGATAAAATACTTGAAATAGGAGGAAAGTCATCTTATGCTGAAAAAATAGCACATGTTATTAAGAAGGGGGCAGCTTATCATCATGCAGGATTAAGTTATCCATATAGAACATTGATAGAAGATGCTTTTAGAAAAAAATATATAAAAATTTTAGCAGCTACCCCAACTTTAGCGGCTGGAGTAAATCTTCCAGCTAGAACAGTTATCATACCAGAATTATGGAGATATAGCCCAGAAATTGGCCTCTATAGCATACCTGTCCTTGAATATAAACAATATTGTGGAAGAGCTGGAAGACCGCGTTATGATAAAGTAGGTTATGCAATTTCAATAGCTAGAAAAAAGGCGGAGAAAGAATTAATATTTAATAAATATATTAATGGTGATATTGAAAAAATATGGTCAAGATTATCTGATGAAAGGCATTTAAGATCACATATATTAGCTATAATTGCTTCAAATTATGCAAACAGTATTCAAGAAATTTTCCAACTTTTTGAAAAAACATTTTTTGCTAAACAATATGGAATTATTGGAGTGAAAGAGAAGATACATTCAATAATAGAATTTCTTAATGAAAATGAAATGATAGAAATTAATGAGAAGGAAATTAAAGCAACAAAACTTGGTAAAAGAGTATCGGAATTATACATAGACCCATTAACAGCAATAATTTTAGTGAATGGTTTAAAACATAAACCAAAAATTCTATCCGAAATTTCTATTTTACATTTGATATCTAGAACGCCAGATGTGCCTGGCATATCTGCTATAAGAATTCCTTTAGAAAAACTTGAATTATACTATCAATTACATAAAAATGAATTATTAATAGAAGCACCAGATATACAAGAAGACCCATTAGAATATGAGATTTATTTAGAAGATTTTAAAAAAGTAATAATTTTAGAATCTTGGATAAATGAAATAAGTGAAGGAGAAATATATGAAAAATATAGAGTTGAACCAGGAGATTTAGCAGTATTAAGAGAAAGTGCTGAATGGATTATTTATTCAGCACATGAAATATCAAAAATAATAAATGAAAAAAGCAAAATACCATTATTAAAAGAAATGATTGAAAGAGTAAAACATGGTATAAAAAGTGAATTAATACAACTTGCTAGACTTGAGGGAATAGGTAGAGTAAGAGCAAGAGCACTTTATCAAGCAGGTTTTAAAACAATTGAAGATTTATCAAAAGCTCCTTTAAATGCTTTAGTAGGTGTACCAACAATAGGTTTGAAAACTGCAATCTTAATAAAAAAGCAAGTTGGAGGAAAAATAGATGAAAAATTTTTAAAATATGAAAAAGATTTTGAGCAAACAAGTTTATCTTCTTATGAATAA
- a CDS encoding minichromosome maintenance protein MCM, whose translation MADETIEEKLIKFFKSEKYRELIARAAAMSEKSIPIDFNDIIAYDKDFSHELVENPSKYLPLLDFALYKQLEIEAPEYASQIKEFHARVTNLPITTPLRDIRSLHLRKLIMVDGIVVRATNVRPLLKKGIFRCSVCGALMEVEQASSLKIEAPKRCRNPACKASGPRLILDYESSDYTDYQVIGLQEKPEDLPPGQLPRVIEVRLKDDLVDRARPGDRVIVVGILSSTQEKATQTALRVFKPYIEAINIETLAKEPETIQITPEEEKIFLEMASDPFIHKKIIDSIAPSIYGLEHIKEAIMLLLFGGKTKVFPDNVRVRGDVNVLLIGDPGTAKSVLLQYVARIAPRGLYTSGRGSTAAGLTAAVLREKAGGMVLEAGALVLADKGVCCIDEIDKMRPEDRVAIHEAMATQTISIAKGGIVATLNARTSILAAANPALGRYDPYRQFIENVNLPITILSRFDLIFVLRDVPEIEQDKKVASHLITLHATGAPKVSPPIPPEILKKYIAYAKRIEPVLSEEALKVLEDFYLKMRESYEETSTVAITARQLESLIRLTEARARVALRKIATAEDAGAVVLLMKRSLSEVGIDVETGKMDIDVLMTGKPKSIRDKIIIVIDKIKEIEEKEGIVEEEALKDELKKEGLTDIEISKILNQLITDGRIYSPKPRMYKMA comes from the coding sequence ATGGCAGATGAAACAATAGAAGAGAAACTTATTAAATTTTTTAAATCTGAGAAATATAGAGAGCTAATCGCTAGAGCTGCAGCAATGAGTGAAAAATCTATTCCTATAGATTTTAATGATATCATAGCATACGATAAAGATTTTTCACATGAATTGGTTGAAAATCCATCAAAATATTTGCCTTTACTAGATTTTGCATTATATAAACAATTAGAGATCGAAGCACCAGAATATGCGTCACAAATAAAGGAGTTCCATGCTAGAGTTACCAATTTGCCAATTACAACACCATTGAGAGATATAAGATCATTACATTTAAGAAAACTTATAATGGTAGATGGGATAGTTGTTAGAGCTACAAATGTTAGGCCTTTACTTAAAAAAGGTATTTTTAGATGTAGTGTATGTGGAGCATTAATGGAAGTTGAGCAAGCATCATCTTTAAAAATAGAGGCCCCTAAGCGTTGTAGAAATCCAGCTTGTAAAGCAAGTGGACCAAGATTAATATTAGATTATGAAAGTTCAGATTATACTGATTATCAAGTGATTGGTCTACAAGAAAAGCCTGAAGATTTACCTCCAGGACAATTGCCAAGAGTTATTGAAGTAAGGCTTAAAGATGATTTGGTTGATAGAGCAAGACCAGGGGATAGAGTAATAGTAGTTGGTATACTTAGTTCTACACAAGAAAAAGCTACTCAAACAGCATTAAGAGTTTTTAAACCGTACATTGAAGCAATTAATATAGAAACATTAGCAAAAGAACCTGAAACAATTCAAATAACACCTGAAGAAGAAAAAATTTTTCTTGAAATGGCTTCTGATCCATTCATTCATAAAAAAATAATAGATTCAATTGCTCCTTCAATATACGGACTTGAACATATTAAGGAAGCAATAATGCTTTTATTATTTGGTGGAAAAACAAAAGTTTTTCCAGATAATGTGAGAGTTAGAGGAGATGTAAATGTTTTATTAATAGGGGATCCAGGTACTGCAAAAAGTGTTTTATTACAATATGTTGCAAGAATAGCACCTAGAGGATTATATACTTCTGGAAGAGGTTCAACAGCAGCTGGTTTAACAGCAGCTGTTTTAAGAGAGAAAGCAGGTGGAATGGTTTTAGAAGCAGGAGCACTTGTTTTAGCTGATAAAGGGGTTTGTTGTATAGATGAAATAGATAAAATGAGGCCTGAAGATAGAGTTGCAATACATGAAGCAATGGCAACACAAACAATTAGTATAGCAAAAGGTGGAATAGTTGCAACATTAAATGCAAGAACATCAATTCTTGCTGCAGCAAACCCAGCTTTAGGAAGATATGATCCATATAGACAATTTATTGAAAATGTTAATTTACCAATAACAATTTTATCAAGATTTGATTTAATATTTGTTCTAAGAGATGTACCAGAAATTGAACAAGATAAAAAAGTTGCTTCTCATTTAATTACTTTACATGCAACAGGTGCTCCCAAAGTCTCTCCACCTATTCCACCTGAAATATTAAAAAAGTATATAGCATATGCAAAAAGGATAGAACCTGTTTTAAGTGAAGAAGCTTTAAAAGTATTAGAAGATTTTTATTTAAAAATGAGAGAAAGTTATGAAGAAACATCAACTGTAGCTATTACAGCTAGACAACTTGAATCTTTAATTAGATTAACAGAAGCTAGAGCAAGAGTTGCTCTTAGAAAAATTGCAACTGCAGAAGATGCAGGAGCTGTAGTTTTATTAATGAAAAGGTCTTTGTCAGAAGTTGGAATAGATGTTGAAACAGGCAAAATGGATATAGATGTGCTAATGACAGGAAAGCCTAAAAGTATTAGAGATAAAATCATAATAGTAATAGATAAAATAAAAGAAATTGAAGAAAAAGAAGGGATAGTTGAAGAAGAAGCCCTTAAAGATGAATTGAAAAAAGAAGGCTTAACTGATATTGAAATTTCTAAAATATTAAATCAATTAATTACTGATGGAAGAATATATTCTCCAAAACCTAGAATGTACAAAATGGCTTAG
- a CDS encoding ABC transporter ATP-binding protein yields the protein MAIIEINDLSFQYYGKKQYALEKINLEINEGELVLILGRSGSGKSTLIKCINGLIPNRYEGNYNGNVFVDGIKIKGASLAKLSEIVGTIMQEVGKQLIISNVEDDVAFGPCNLGLPYEEVKNRVYDALESVKAFHLKDRDVNELSGGEKQRVAIAGVLAMNPKIILMDEPLANLDSEGVRLIQEQIKKFHKNGKTIIIAEHRAEEILNIGVDRIIIMDNGKIIKETENEEDLLIFSNSIKIPARIFLKNKVQNIEEITFPIIPKPSIGNLAVKFENVSFSYNGKLALKNINLEIYEGEKIALLGNNGAGKSTLSKLMLGLLKPTSGRIFLYGMDIRKKEVYEIAPYIGLVFQDPFNMLFAKTVREELSYGPKNINVPIEEINKRIEEAVKSCNIEHLIEYSPFASSYGEKKRICVGSILTMLPKILILDEPTAGQDYFSYTSFMNFVLSLKDKVRTFILITHDTDLAIEYSDRTIILADGCIIADGPTREILANPENLEKGKIRETSLVETGRKITNGKMLLKMDEIKNLYGFFK from the coding sequence ATGGCGATAATTGAAATCAATGATTTAAGTTTTCAATATTATGGTAAAAAACAATATGCATTAGAGAAAATTAATTTAGAAATAAATGAAGGAGAATTAGTTTTAATCTTAGGTAGAAGTGGAAGTGGAAAATCTACTCTTATAAAATGTATTAATGGTTTAATTCCAAATAGATATGAAGGTAATTATAATGGGAATGTTTTTGTTGATGGTATAAAGATAAAAGGTGCAAGTTTAGCAAAATTATCTGAAATAGTAGGAACAATAATGCAAGAAGTAGGAAAGCAACTTATCATATCGAATGTAGAAGATGATGTAGCTTTTGGTCCATGCAATTTAGGCCTTCCATATGAAGAAGTGAAAAATAGAGTATATGATGCATTAGAATCTGTTAAAGCTTTTCATCTTAAAGATAGAGATGTAAATGAATTAAGTGGTGGAGAAAAACAAAGAGTTGCTATAGCTGGAGTTTTAGCTATGAATCCAAAAATAATTTTAATGGATGAGCCTTTAGCTAATCTTGATAGTGAGGGTGTAAGGTTAATACAAGAACAAATAAAGAAATTTCATAAAAATGGTAAAACAATCATAATTGCTGAACATAGAGCTGAAGAAATTCTTAATATTGGTGTTGATCGTATAATTATTATGGATAATGGTAAAATTATAAAAGAAACAGAGAATGAAGAAGATTTATTAATTTTTTCAAATTCGATAAAAATTCCTGCTAGAATTTTCTTAAAAAATAAAGTACAAAATATTGAGGAGATTACTTTTCCAATAATTCCTAAACCATCTATTGGAAATCTTGCAGTAAAATTTGAAAATGTTTCTTTCTCATATAATGGTAAGCTTGCATTAAAAAATATTAATTTAGAAATATATGAAGGGGAAAAAATAGCTCTTCTTGGAAATAATGGTGCAGGTAAAAGCACTCTTTCAAAATTAATGCTAGGTCTTCTTAAACCAACAAGTGGGAGAATATTTTTATATGGAATGGACATTAGAAAAAAAGAAGTTTATGAAATAGCTCCTTATATTGGTCTTGTATTTCAAGATCCCTTCAATATGCTTTTTGCTAAAACTGTTAGAGAAGAACTTTCATATGGTCCAAAAAATATAAATGTACCAATTGAAGAAATAAATAAGAGAATTGAAGAAGCAGTTAAAAGTTGCAATATAGAACATTTAATAGAGTATTCACCTTTTGCTAGTAGCTATGGAGAAAAGAAAAGAATATGTGTTGGTTCAATTTTAACAATGTTACCAAAAATTCTCATTCTTGATGAACCAACTGCAGGTCAAGATTATTTTAGTTACACTTCTTTTATGAATTTTGTTCTTAGTCTTAAAGATAAAGTAAGAACATTTATTCTAATAACACATGATACTGATTTAGCCATAGAATATTCAGATAGAACAATAATATTAGCTGATGGATGTATTATAGCTGATGGTCCTACAAGGGAAATTTTAGCCAATCCTGAAAATTTAGAGAAAGGGAAAATAAGAGAAACAAGTCTTGTAGAAACTGGAAGGAAAATTACTAATGGAAAAATGTTATTAAAAATGGATGAAATAAAGAATTTATATGGATTTTTTAAATAG
- a CDS encoding ECF transporter S component: protein MSGKREFLSVTSIVAMGIGTALYAAFNVFFNIFQLPGTQLVALRPSVAIPMFFGFVFGPIVGFVAGFLGNIISDAISWGGFWWNWDVGNGLLGLIPGLTIFLIKKEEMSTSKGLILCSILSIIASIIGMGFAAYTDYIFGYGISTIEEATYALFLPAAITDAVNGAIITPILVAAYSAAVKGRARRA from the coding sequence ATGTCTGGAAAAAGAGAATTTTTAAGCGTAACAAGTATTGTAGCAATGGGTATTGGAACAGCTCTTTATGCAGCATTCAATGTATTCTTTAATATTTTCCAATTGCCAGGAACACAGCTTGTAGCTCTTAGGCCAAGTGTAGCAATTCCAATGTTTTTTGGCTTTGTATTTGGACCAATAGTAGGCTTTGTAGCTGGTTTCTTAGGGAATATTATAAGCGATGCTATTAGTTGGGGTGGCTTTTGGTGGAATTGGGATGTTGGAAATGGATTACTTGGCTTAATTCCTGGATTAACAATATTCTTGATAAAAAAAGAAGAAATGAGTACGAGTAAAGGATTAATACTTTGTTCAATTTTATCTATTATAGCTTCAATTATTGGAATGGGTTTTGCAGCTTATACAGATTATATTTTCGGTTATGGAATTTCTACGATAGAAGAGGCAACTTATGCATTATTCCTTCCTGCGGCAATTACAGATGCAGTTAATGGTGCTATTATAACTCCTATCTTAGTTGCTGCTTATTCAGCTGCTGTTAAAGGTAGAGCAAGGAGGGCTTAA
- a CDS encoding energy-coupling factor transporter transmembrane component T: MSESRFIKYIEGKSIIHNLDPRAKIIFVFSILFSLTISPSLILIIPLLIISFLFYLLAKLPLKKTITTWKFVLIIVVVLSMLNLLTLSILYKHGGNIIFEFSWFVITDEIIQRAIFPVMKLLSLAIVTITLIFTTPPKLYAPALGQMHVPYKPAYIIQLAFRYIPEYILEMRKTLEAQMARGFKPKGGKNPLAKILSIIPLIVPVTISAALSIYDIADAMELRGFGEKKNHTWYRKLDFNRKDIFLIILSIFIVLIYILSYFYFRFLF; the protein is encoded by the coding sequence ATGAGCGAATCTCGATTTATAAAATACATCGAAGGAAAAAGTATAATACATAATCTCGACCCGCGTGCTAAAATAATTTTTGTTTTTTCCATACTATTTTCTCTAACAATTTCTCCTTCTTTAATATTAATAATACCTTTACTTATAATATCTTTTTTATTTTATTTATTAGCTAAATTACCTTTGAAAAAAACTATTACAACATGGAAATTTGTACTAATAATAGTAGTAGTACTTTCTATGCTTAATCTTCTTACTCTATCTATTTTATATAAACACGGTGGAAATATTATTTTTGAGTTTTCTTGGTTTGTAATTACTGATGAAATAATTCAAAGAGCTATTTTTCCTGTAATGAAACTATTATCCTTAGCAATTGTAACAATAACTCTTATTTTTACAACTCCACCAAAACTTTATGCTCCAGCATTAGGACAAATGCATGTTCCATACAAGCCTGCTTACATAATACAACTTGCCTTTAGATATATACCAGAGTATATACTAGAAATGCGAAAAACTTTAGAAGCACAAATGGCTAGAGGATTTAAGCCTAAGGGAGGAAAAAATCCTTTAGCAAAAATTTTATCAATTATTCCATTAATAGTTCCAGTTACAATATCTGCAGCTCTTTCAATATATGATATAGCTGATGCAATGGAATTGCGAGGCTTTGGAGAAAAGAAAAATCATACATGGTATAGAAAACTTGATTTTAATAGAAAAGATATATTTTTAATTATATTATCTATTTTTATAGTATTAATTTACATTCTCTCATATTTCTATTTTAGATTTCTTTTTTAA